In the Ochotona princeps isolate mOchPri1 chromosome 14, mOchPri1.hap1, whole genome shotgun sequence genome, CGCAGGCCCGGAAGGCAGGCCGGCGGcgcccaggccctgcagccggTACAAGGCCTCCATCTGCCTGCGCTTCTCCTTGGCGCGGGTGATGGTGGTGCGGAAAAGCCTGCAGAAGAGCTGCACGGCCGGGGGCGAGTCGTCGTTGCCGGGCACGGGGTAGGTGATGAGGCACGGGTTACAGTTGGTGTCCACGATGCCCACCGTGGGGATGTTCATCTTGGCGGCGTCCCGCACGGCCACGTGGGGCTCGAACACGTTGTTGAGCGTGTGCAGGAAGACGATGAGGTCCGGCAGGCGCACCCCGGGGCCCAGGAGGAGGTCGGCGTTGGTCAGCAGCCCGCCCTTGAAGTAGCGGGTGTGGGCGTACTCGCCGCAGGCCTGTGCCGTGTTCTCGATCAGGTGGGAGAACTGCCGGTGGCGGCTCACCAGCAAGATGATGCCCCCGCGGTAGGCCACGTGGGCGGTGAAGTTGAGGGCCAGCTGCAGGTGCACGGCCGTCTGCTCCAGGTCGATGATGTCCTGGTCCAGGCGGTTCCCGAAGATGAAGGGCTCCATAAACCTGTGAGACCCGGGGCCGAGCTCGGGCTGTGTGAACCTGAGTGAGCCAGTGGGAGCCCGTGGAAAAACTCGGCATCCGTGAGCCCGTCCCGAGCTCGTGGGAGCCCGTGTGGGTCCCGGGCTGAGCTCGGatggcagccctggctgtgccagggtgggacacagacacacagctcacacacagactcacatggGTCAGGTTGAGGGGACACGCCCCAGCTCTCGGCCTGGCGAGGTTGTCACTCCCCCCTCCTCTCCTGACAGCTCACCGAGCCACAGCCGTCCCCATTTCTCCCCGCGTCCAAGCCACCCACCTCCGTTCTCCGTGCCCTGCACGGCTGCCCCAGCCCCCTCCAATGGGGGTTCTGGGTAGAACCCAGGTACCACCTAGGCTGGCCAAGaccccagcacccccaccccccgtgCCCCATGGAGCACCACTGCCTGCTCCCAGCTGTTTGGAGGCGCCGTGTGGGGGTGGCCCCCTCCTCCAATCCCACCCTGGAGCCCAGCTCCACAGGGGCAGGGCCAAGCTCACACCAACACGGCTGCCCAGGCAGGAGGGTCTTGCCAAGCCCCTGCCCAGGGAATGCCCCTACCTGTGCCGGCAGCCGGCCTTATGTCCCAGGTGCACGCGGGCCTCGAAAAGGCTGCGCACGGAAAACAGCTCCTTGACATTGAAGAAGTCGGAGTGCTTCAGCGGCTCCTTCAGGATCCTGTCGGTGACATCTAGGGCAGGGAGGGGACGCTGGTCTCTTCCTGGCCAGCCACAGCCCGGGGAGCCAGACACTGCCTGGGACCCCAGCCACGGCTTGGAGATCCCAGCCACTGcccaggaacccagtcactgtCCGGGGACCCCAGCCATTGCCCGGAACCCCAGCCACTGCCCGGGGAGTCAGCCACAGCCCGGGACCCCAACCACAGCCCGGGGAGTCAGCCACGGCCCGGGGACCCCAGCCACAGCCCGGGACCCCAACCACGGCCCGGGGACCCCAGCCACAGCCCGGGGAGTCAGCCACTGCCCGGGACCCCAGCCACGgcccaggaacccagccactgCCTGGGGCCGCCCACCCAGGGCCCAAGGGTCTCGTGCCAAGGCCTGGATCTGGAAGCTGCAGGGCCCCTTCTGGGGTCAGAGCCTGCCGGGTCACCTGGCACACCCTCGGCGGGGGTCCAGGCCGGCGTCAGTGGCCAAGGGCCACCACTGCCCCTCGAGGCGGGCGCCCTCCACCTACGCGCCCCCGGGCCTCACCGCCGTCGTCCTCGCGCTCGCGGACCACCGGGGCTGCGGTGCTGCC is a window encoding:
- the MRPS2 gene encoding small ribosomal subunit protein uS2m — encoded protein: MAPSLLTLGRLLRAGAWPRPRWPGCRTLGSTAAPVVREREDDGDVTDRILKEPLKHSDFFNVKELFSVRSLFEARVHLGHKAGCRHRFMEPFIFGNRLDQDIIDLEQTAVHLQLALNFTAHVAYRGGIILLVSRHRQFSHLIENTAQACGEYAHTRYFKGGLLTNADLLLGPGVRLPDLIVFLHTLNNVFEPHVAVRDAAKMNIPTVGIVDTNCNPCLITYPVPGNDDSPPAVQLFCRLFRTTITRAKEKRRQMEALYRLQGLGAAGLPSGPATAATPP